The Desulfonatronum thiodismutans nucleotide sequence ACGGGAGCTCGGATCCGGGTGCCGATGGCGCCAGCCGTCGGAATAGGCCCCTTCCAGATCCAGATCCCAGCGTCGCTGATTCAGGACGTCGTCCAGGCTCATCCGGGCCAGTTCCAGAGCGTTTTGGGCGGCCAGATAACTCTGGTTTCGCTCCAGGGCCAGCTCCAGGCAGTCCTCGAAAACCGGCATCACGGGTTGCAGCTCAATGGGCTCGGTGAGCACGATGGCCGTGCTGCTGTCCAGTTCCAGACGGCGGACCAGATTCAACCGGGCATTGTCCAACCCCTGCCGCGCCGTTTCCAGGTCCAGTTCCTTCTGGGCCAGGTCGGCCTCGGCCTGCAGGCTCTCGCTGGACGCGCGGCGGCCCGCGGCAATAAGCACACGGGTGTCCTCCAGATGCTTGCGGGCCTTGCCCAGAGAATCCTCGGCCAGCTCCAACCGCTGCTTGGCCCGCATCATGGCCCGGTAATCCGAGATCACCCCGTTGATGGTGCCGATAAGCGTGTCCCGCAGGGCGCGGACATTGTCTTCCTCCTGCATCGCGGCCCGGACCAGGGAAGCGGTGTTGTAACGAGTTCCGCCGCCTTTGAGCAGGGGCTGACGGAAGCCCACGGACCAGCCGGTCAGTCCGCTCTCCCGGCTCACGGTTTCCCCGTTATGATTACGGATTCCGGTGATGGTGTTGTCCCAGGCAAAGGACAGCTCCGCTCCGGTGGGCACTTTCTGGGTCACGCTGGTGGTGATCCCGGCGGTCACGGCTTCGGTCCGCGACCTTTCCGCTTCCGGACCGTCCGCGGAGTATTTGGTGGACGAGCCGGCGACGGAGGCATCCGTCCTGGGCGAAACCTCAAGATTCGGCCAGAACTTGGACAGATCTTTACCCAAGGAAAATTTTTGAAGAACCCGGCCCAGGTAGGCGCTTTCGATCTCCCGGTTTCGGCGTAAGGCCAGATGGATGGCCTCGGTCAGGTTCAGTTCCAGAACCTCGGGCAGGCCGGGCAGGGCAGGCGACGGCAGGACGTATTGCGTGGCCCCGGAGGGATTGTCCGTCTCGTCTTGAAGCCTGCTTTGCGGGTCGACCTGGCCCTGAAGCTCGGCCCGTAACAGATCCAGCCCCGCAACTTGGGCCTGACTCTGGGCCTGACCCTGGGCTTGGTCCGGTACACCACAGATCACAAGAAACAACATCAATGGGAGAATCGCCCAATTCGCTTGACGAAGAAAATCTGGCATGCACGAACCTGTCTTGAGTTCCGGGATTGAGCCGCTGATTCAGGAGGTGAGCGACCTGATTACCTGCACAGGCCAATGGAGTCCAGAGCACAAACCCTGCCGTCCACCCAGACGGCCCGGGACTGAAGGTCAAATCAGCGCCGTCCAGGGCGAAGCACAACATCAAGCCACGTCACCATGGCCAACCTGATCGGGCTGGCCATATTCGACGATGTTCAAGCCCAGCGGGTCCTGGACAACAATGTTCCCTGCAAGTCAAAAAAAAGGGTTGCAAGCATGACAGCTTGCAACCCTTTGATTTTCCTTGGCGTCCCCAAGGGGATTTGAACCCCTGTTACCGGCGTGAGAGGCCAGCGTCCTAGGCCACTAGACGATGGGGACGGGCTTGGTGGGTCGTGAAGGACTCGAACCTTCGACTCTCTGCTTAAAAGGCAGATACTCTACCGACTGAGTTAACGACCCCGAAAACGAAGTCCTATATGGACTTTCCAGTACCCTGTCAAGAAATTCAGCTCGTCAGGATATTAGCGACCGGGTAAGTTTGGGTGAAGACTTCTTCGTCGTCATTGCTGAAAATGACTACCCGGATAGCGAAAATCGTGTCCAGGTCCAAGCCGGAAGGAACCTTCAATAACGAATTGACGCGACGAAAGCGCTGAATTGTAAAGGACAGCTCGCTTTCTTCACCCTGAGCTTCGAGGACGGAGGCTTCCTGGGTGATGAAATAGACCTTGATCTCCCCGGACAAGGTTTCCTCGGCCAGGTTGTTCAGTTCGAAATTGATGCGCAGATCCTCTCCGGCTTTTCTGAGCTGCAAATTGGCAACACCGGCCATTTGCAGGTCCTTGGCCACAAAAATTTCCTGGAGGTTGACGACCTGGGGCAGGCTCTGGCGTTCCTTGGTCACCGTGCTGAACAGAGAATGAATTTCCTCAGGGTCGCTGGTTTTGAGAATTTCCTGAATATTCTGAAGCCGTTCCAGTTGAATGGACTGGTCGGACAGCTGGGCTCGCAGATCCTTGTTGGCGTTCATCAGTTCCAGGTGCTGTCCCCAGTAGACGACCCCGGCGTAAGAGCCGCCCACGGCCGCGAGAATCAGGACGATTTGCAGGTAGAGAAAAAACCTGAACCACGCCACGCGCAGCCGATACCGGCGAACCCGTGTATCGTCGCGCATGATGATCAGATTGAGCTTGTCGTCCTTGCCCACGCGAAACCTCGTCGGTGTTGGATGTGCTCCCCTTTACGTCGTTGGCGCAAAAGGATCGATCATTAGTCGCTTTCCTCCCACATCAGGGAGAAGCCACCGGCGGGGCCGGTGAAAAGCAACTCGATGGGGCCGCCCGTTTTCGGGAACCGGACTTTGTAGTACCGTTGCCAGGGATGATGGTACGGATAGAAAGCCTGAAGCTGTGACGGGTGGACGTCCAGGTGGCGGATTTCCAGGGGCTGGACGGTTTGATCCGGAGATTGGCGCAAAAGCAACCGCCACTGGGTCAGGCGATGGGTCAGGCGGGCGTCGTCCGAATAGGTGCTGGCCACGGCCACGACGAAGTCCGTGTACTCGTCCGCCGCGTGCAGTTGGTCGTCCAGCATTTTTCGTCTCTCATCCGCCGTCAGTTCGAAAACTTCCGAATACCGTTCAACATAGGCTTTTCGCCATGTCGTGGATTCGAGCAGAGCTACGACACGGGTTTCCGTTTCCAGCCCGTCCCGAACCACGCCGGAACGGCTCCAGGATTTGGTCAACTGGAAATAGGCGTCATGCAGGTCGGGCCAGAGCAACTCCCCCACCGAACGCCCTTGGCAGCCGGGCTGCGAAAGGGCGACGCCAAGCAAAAGAATCAGGATGAACCAACTACGCGTCGGCCTCATGCAGCAACTGGCTCCGTGTATAAAGGGCTGTGAAAGGAATGTCGGCCGCGGCAAGGGCCTCGGCGGCGCCTTCCTCGCGGTCCAGGATGCAGCAGACCCGATGCACGACGAATCCGGCATCCGTCAGCCTTTGGCAGGCCTTGAGAGCGCTGCCTCCGGTGGTGGCCACGTCCTCCAGCACGGCGATCCGGTCGCCGGGCTGAAAATTGACCAGGCCTTCCAGGTAGCTGGCCGTACCATGCCCCTTGGCTTCCTTGCGCACGATCATGGCTGGCCAGGAAAGCCCTTCAGTCCGGGCGACCAGGGAGGTGGCGGTGACCAGCGGATCCGCGCCCAGGGTCATTCCGGCAACCCCGTGAAGGGGTTCCGCTTGCAGCATCCGGACGAACAGGCTGCCGATCAGGAAGGCCCCATCCGGATGCAAAGCCGTTTGCTTGCAGTCGAAGTAATAGTTGCTGCGCTTGCCGGATGTCAGGACCACGTCCTTTTCCAGATAGGATTTGGCCATCAGCAGGCCGGCCAGTTGTTTGCGCCATTCGTTCACGACTCTCTCCTAGCTGAGTGATAAAAATCCCTATCTTGCTGTTTGTTCAAAAACCCCAAGTGCAAGGAGCAAAAAAAGCTACCGGACACGTCCTGTGTCCGGCCCTCACGGGCTGTGGCTTCGCCACATTTTCGATTTGCCGTCCTGGCAATCGAATCAAGGTCGAAGCGTATTTATTCATACGTGAGAGTTTGACCTTTTTGCAGCGACGCCGCAATTGGGAGTTTTTAAACGGTCAGCTAAACAAAGACTCGATCATAAATGAGGTCTACATGCCGAAAAAAGTAGTTCAGGTCAAAGAGGTCGTCCAAGGTTTCCGACGAAAGCCGGGATGTGACTCCGTCGCTGCCTCGGACCAAGTCCTCAAAGGGCGTTTTCTCTTCCCAAGCCCGCATGGCCAAGCCCTGAACCAGTTCGTAAGCCTCCTGGCGCTGCGACCCATTTTCCACCAACGCCAAAAGGATGCGCTGGGAAAAGAAAAGGCCCTGGGAAGCCCCCAGATTCCGCGCGACATTGTCTTCATGCACCCGAATTCCGGAAAGCAGCCCGGTGAGCCGGTGCAGCATGTAGTCCATGAGGATGGTGGAATCCGGCATGATCACCCGCTCCACCGAGGAATGGCTGATGTCCCGCTCGTGCCAGAGGGCCATGTTCTCCAGGGCGGCCTGGGCGTTGCCCCGCAACAGCCGGGCCAGACCGGTCAGGTTTTCCGCGGAAATGGGGTTCTTTTTGTGCGGCATGGCCGACGAGCCTTTTTGGCCCTTGCCGAAGCCCTCCTCCAATTCCCGGACCTCGGTGCGCTGTAAGTGCCGCAGTTCCACGCACAGCCGCTCGATGCCGCCGGCAATAATGGCCAGGGTGGTGAAATACTGGGCGTGACGGTCGCGCTGGATGATCTGCGTGGAGATGGGGTCCACGTTCAACCCCAACCGTTGGCACGCCAGGGCCTCCAAGCGCGGTTCCAGATGGGCGTAGGTGCCCACGGCCCCGGAGATCTTGCCGAAGCGGATGTTTTCCACGGCGTCGCGCCATCGCCTGCGATGGCGGTCGAACTCGGCGTAAAACCCGGCGAACTTCAGCCCCAGGGTGATGGGTTCGGCGTGAATGCCGTGGGTGCGGCCCATGGCCGGAAGCAGTTTGTACCGTTCCGACGCGGCGCGCAGAACTTCCAGGAGCCGGTCCAGACCGGCGGCGATGATCCCTCCGGCCCGCACCAGAAGCAGGGCGTTGGCCGTGTCCACGATGTCCGACGACGTGCATCCCAGGTGGATATATCTGGCCGAAGGACCGGTCTTCTCCTCCACCGCGGTGAGAAAAGCGATCACGTCGTGCCGGGTGCGCTCCTCGATCTCCAGGATACGTTCCAGGTCGAAACCGGCGCGCTCCCGGATATTGCGCATGTCTTCAGCCGGGATGAGACCAAGATTGTGCCATCCCTCGCAAACGGCCAGCTCCACCTCCAGCCAAGCCTGGAAGCGCGCCTCCAGAGTCCAAAGCCGCCCCATTTCCGGGCGGGTGTAACGCTCAATCATGTTCCGTCCTTTGTCGCAAAAAAGGCAGCCTCTTCAGCTGCCTTTTCACACAAATTTAGTCGGCGGCGGGAGCGCTGGAACCGGACGTCGAGGGCGCGGGCTCCGCTGACTTAGGCGTAACTTCCTTGGTCGGCGCATCCGTCTTGGTTTCCGTGCTCTCCGTCTTGTTGCCGTTGCCTCCGGAAGACGCCGCGTTCTTACAGTAATCCGTGACATACCAGCCCGATCCCTTCAAAACAAAGGATGTGTTGGAAATCAGACGCTGGGATCGGCTGCCACAGACAGGACAGGATTTATCCTGTTCGCTGTAATCCTTCTGCCACTGCTCGAAGATCTGCTGACACTCCTGACAGCGATACTCATATATAGGCATAACTTCCGCTCTCCTTGATGAAATGGAAATGTTGACGGCCGACGGCTACTTCGCCTCCTTGGCCTCCCGGATGCGCTGCTTGATGCGCTTCTCGCGGCGTTGACGGCGACGATCCAGCTCTTTTTTCCGTTCGATTTTCTTATGGCGTCCCATGATTCCTCCCAGGGGGTTGAAATTTAATACGGAGCATCCCACTGCCAATGGTGGGAATCGACATTGTTTCGAAGTAACAACAGAGTATTATATGCTCAATGTGCGTCGTTGTCCATTTCCCGGAATGTTCGAATCAGGGCGAACGTGTTCCCAAACCTCGCGCGTTATCCGAATCGGTATTCCACCACGTCAAATCTCTCGGACGACATAACTCCGCGTCCCAATGCCCAGGCTCTCCGCGTACCCGAGTCCGTAACCCTCCGGAACATGAGGATGCATGGCCCTGAACTTGTCATCCCCGGGCCGGATGTCCGGCGGAAGATGACTGGGATGCAGGGGCGGAGCCGCGTTGACTATGTCCAGGCAGGCCTGGTCCAGGGCCACCGGGTCACGGGAAACCAGGACCCCGATATCCGGGCACACCGGCTTGTCGCTGTATCCGGCGCAGTCGCACTGAGGCGTGACCTGGGTCACGAAGCTCACGTGGACACAGGTCGAAGAGGGGCGTTGCGGCTTCTCCATGGCCCGGAGCACCGCTGCTGCGTACTCCATCATCCGTTCCACGAACGCGGTCACGTCGGTCTTCCAGTCCACGGCCAGACATTTCTCCCGGCAGACATGCAGACAGGCCCCGCAGCCGACGCACAACTCCGGATTCAGTTCGACCTTGCCTTCTGGACGAACGCGAAGTGCACCAGACGCGCAAACCTCGACGCAGACCCCGCAGCCCTTGCAGTTGTCCGCGTGGAGCATGGGCGCCAGGCAGCCGTGCTGGTGCATTTTGCCCCGGCGGGTGGCGCAGCCCATGGCCAGATTTTTCAGGCTGCCGCCGATGCCAGCCAGTTCGTGGCCCTTGAAGTGGGACAGAGTCAGCAAAGAATCCGCGGCCAGGATATCTCCGGCCAGATGCGCCTCCAGCACATGCTTGCCCGGAAACGGCACGGAGACTTCGTTGCGGCTGTTCAACCCGTCGGCAATGATTACCGGAGCCTGGAGCAGCAACGGATCAAACCCGTGCTCCGCGGCCAGCATGCCGTGGGAAACAGCCTCGCCGCGCTGTCCGACATACAGGGTGTTGGTGTCGGTCAAAAACGGCCTGGCCCCGAGTTTGCGCAGAAACGCGACAATGGGCCGCACCCAGGTCGGGGTGATGAACCCGGTCACGCCGGATTCGCCGAAGTGCATCTTCACCGCGGTCAGATCCCCGGATCGCACCACGTCGGACACGCCGCCTGCCTTGAACAGTCGGCGCAGACGGACGTCGTACGCGGCCTTGCGCGTCGCGCGCAGGTTCCAGAAGAAAACGTCGCTGGGCATTGGGGATGGTGGGATAATATGGTTGAAGGTGAAAGGTTGAAGTCAGAAGTGGGCTATAGATTCGGCGGGGGAGTCGAAATAGCCGGAAAGCCGTGATGTAATCGCAAGCTCGAAAGGGCCAAGCCCCGCCGCGACGACCAGGTCTCGCAGATACGCCTCCTGGTCGCGCAACACATGGCTCTCGTCTGGATGAATCTGCAACATGTTGCGTTCGCGTCCCGTGACCCGAAAACGAAACCGGCTCAGGCCCAAGACAGAAAGACCGTCTTCCACCCGCCCCACCGCCTCCAGATCCGCGGTCGTCACCTGGCGGTCATACGGAAACCGAGTCAGCAGACAGGCCCGGGAGGGCTGATCCGGTGCTTCGAGGCCGAGCCACGCCGCGGCTTGGCGGATGTCGGCCTTGGTCAGACCCGCCTGGGCCAACGGGCTGTGTACGCCCAGTTCCTGAAGCGCCTTTTGGCCGGGACGATGGACCGCCAGGTCGTCGAGATGAGTTCCGTCCAAAAGTGATCGCGGCGATTCAGTGAAGGCCAGCTCCAGAAAATTCGAAAACAGCGCCTTCTTGCACCAATAGCATCGCTGACGGGAGTTACTCCGGACTTCAGGCTGACCGAGCGGATCGAACCGGACGATGCGCGGGGTGACGTTCCGGGCCTGGAGCAAGGTCCTGGTCTGGTCTTGTTCCAGGGGGGACTGGTGCGGCCCCACGGCGTGGACGGCCTGGAAATCCAGGTTCCTGAGCCGGGAAACATGCATCAGAAACCGACTGTCCACGCCGCCGGACACCGCGATCAGGCCCGGCTGCAAGGTCTCCAGATGGACGCGCAGGACTTGGAGCTTGGCCTTCAAGGAAGAGTCGGTCACTCGGAGAGAATCCGCTCCTGGGGCTCGCCAAGGGTGAAAGCGCCCTTTTCGATCCACTGCTTGAGAGTCTGGGCGATTTCCAGGGACAGCGTATAGCTGGTCAGGGGCACGGTGGCCGTATCCCGGTCGTTCACGCGAATGGTTCCGGAGCGCAGCTCGGCGTAGCTGACATGGCCGTGGTTCCGGGCCACGCCGTTGGGGTAGTCGTGGCCGTAGTCCACCACGGGGACCATGATGTCCGCGTCGCTGACCCCGGTGAACCAGGCTATTTCCTCGTCCAGGATCGGGATGGGAATGCCCAGCCCGACGTTCAGGGAGCAGCCGTAGCCAAGGAAGCTGATCCCGCGCAGATAGCGGGCCTGCATGCCCTTGAGGTCGCCCTTGACCATCAGGGTTCCGGAGGGGGTCAGGGGCAGGCCGCGTTCGGTGCGTTGCGGTTTGGGGTTGTGCTGGGTTCCGGCCCCGATCACCCAGCCCGTGCCGCCGCCGAGAAAAATTTTCGTTCCCAGGCCGATGGTCCGGAAAAAGGGGTCGTTGAACAGCGGACTCAAAGCCCCGGAGGTGGCGTAGTTGGCGTTGGCGCAGCGCGGCTTGAGCGGTCCCATGTAGGTATAGATGACCTTTTCGCCGAAGTTCACCGCGCAGTTGTAGTTCTGGTAGGCGTTGCGGGGGTTGAGCAGGTCCGCGCTGCGAAAGTCTCCCAGGGCGTATTCCCGCTCCAGGGTCTTGCGGGGGTAGCAGTCCGTTCCATAACCCGTCGCGCGCAACCGGACCTTCTCGCCTCGGAGCAGATCCTCGATCACATGGCCGCCGCCGTATTTGAACCGGCCCGGAAAGACCTTGTTCAGCGGATCATCCTCCGCCGGCTCGGTGACCCCGAGATACGCGTCCACCGCGGCCAGTCCGCCGTACGCCGGGACATCGTTCAGCCAGACCTTGGACGCCTTGATCAGCGGCGGCTCGGGCTGGCCGATGTTGAAAAGCAGACCCGAGGAACACATGGGGGAAAAGGTGCCCGTGGTGACCACGTCCACTTCCCGGGCCGCCTTGACCTTGCCCATGGATTTCACGGCGTCGATCATTTCCCTGGCCGTAAGCACCACGGCCTTGCCCTTGCTGATCCGGTCGTTGATCTCCCGGATGGTTTTCTTGACCTTCTTCGGTTCGCTCATGTGGTTATGTGGTAACGATTCAGTGGTGATGAGATGGAAAGGGAATAATGGGAAGACAGGGAGTCAGGCAGACACGGTTGGCGCTGCAAGGGTGCGCTGGAGCCGATCCATGGTTTCGTAGTCCGTGAAATCGAAACGCAGCGGGGTCAGGGTGATATAGCCCTGGGTGAGCAGGCCGCGGTCCGTGTCCTGGCCGACTTCGCCGGACGGGATCTCCCCGTGCAGCCAGTAGTAGCCCACTCCGCGAGGGTCGACCCGGTGATCGTGCCTGTCGTGATACACGGCCTGGGTTTGAGGGCAGCAGCGCAATCCCAGGACCTCGCGCAGATCGCGATCCGGAAAGTTCAGGTTCAGCAGGCAGCGGGAAGGCAGCGCGGCCCAGTCCATGTCCTGAACCAGACGCACCGTGTAATCCGCCTGGTCGTCCAGGTTCGCGGGATGGAAGTTGTCCATGGACACGGCCAGGGAAGGCAGACCGGCCAGGGCTCCTTCCGTGGCCGCGGAGACCGTGCCGGAATAGAGGATGTCCACGCCCACGTTGGCCCCGTTGTTGATGCCGGAAATCAGGACGTCCGGAGGTGCGTCCAGCAGCGAACTCAGGGCCAGCTTGGCGCAGTCCACCGGGGTGCCGGTCACTCCGACGCCCTGAAAGTCCGGCTCCCGAAGATGCTTGATCTTCAACGGCAGGCTCAGGGTAATGGCGTGCCCCACCGCGGACTGTTCGGTCAGCGGGGCGACCACGTGCACCGTATGCCCGGCCCGGCGCAGGGCCCGGTACATGGCCCGCAGCCCCAGGGCGTAAATCCCGTCGTCGTTGGTTAGGAGGATGTCCATTGGGACTGCACGTCGGGGTATTTCTTTTTGGCCTGGGTCAACCCGAGCTGGAACGCCTTCAGATTCGACTCCAGAAACCTGGGGTTCAAACTGGTTTCCAACCCTTTCTTCATGGCCCGGGGAAGCACGAAGGGCACCAGATGGGCCAGGGCCCCCAAAAGAACCATGTTCGCTGCCTGGGCCATGCCCAGTTTGTCCTTGGCCAGGGTGGTGAAGGGCAGGCCCCAGTAGATGTTGGTCGGGGTCTGCTTGACCAGGGAGTCGTCCACCAGAAGATAGCCGCCCGGTTTGAGGTGGCGGTAATACTGGTTGCAGGCTTCCTGGCTGAGCGCCACCAGCAGGTCGAGCTGTTCCGGCTTGGGGTAGCTTATGGGCTGGGAGCTGATCACCAGGTCCGAGCGGCTGGCCCCGCCCCGGGCCTCGGGGCCGTAGCTCTGGGTCTGGGCCACGAAATACCCTTCTTCCAGGGCCAGTCCGGCACCCAGAACCTTGCCCAGGGTCAGAATGCCCTGTCCGCCCAGGCCGGAAAGCCGCAACTCAAAACGTTGGATTTCTTGAGGGTTCTTCATGATGGCGCTCCGTCCGTCAGGCGGGCCTTGATCGCGGCATGGCGTTCCTCCAGGGAAGGCCGGTTCTCTTCGACGAAGATTCCGATGGGCGTGCGCTTGGCCCGCTCCGCCTCGGAAAGCTTGTCCAGGGCTTCGATGGGCGTGGCGTTCTTCTTGTACCACTGGTACATTTCCACGTTGGTTTTGAACTTGTTCTTGCGCCCGAACTGGGTGTGGCAGGGGGTGAGCACCTCCACCAGGTTGAATCCGGGCCGCTCCAGGGCCGTGGTCAGAATCCGGTCCAGCAGCTTGACGTGCAGCACGGTGCTGCGGGCCACGTACGGCGCGCCGGCGGCCTTGGCCAGATTGACGATGTCGAAGGACTGTTCCTGCTGCCCATAGGGGCTGGTCGTGGAATAGCAGTTCTCCGCCGTGGTGGAGGAACTCTGGCCCCCGGTCATCCCGTAGATGTTGTTGTTCAGGATCAGAGCGGTCACGCCGATGTTTCGCCGGGCCGCATGCAGGAAATGGTTGCCGCCGATGGACAGCGCGTCGCCGTCGCCCATCACCGCGATGACCTTCAGCTTCGGGTTGGCCATCTTGATCCCGGTGGCGAAGGTCAGGGCCCGTCCGTGGGTGGTATGCACGGTATTGAAGTCCACATAAACCGCGATCCGCCCGGAACAGCCGATCCCGGCCACCAGCACCACTTCGTCCTTGGTCAGGCCGAGCTGATGCACGCAGCGCACCAGGGAGCCGAGCACGATCCCGTGACCGCATCCGGGGCACAAGACGTGCGGGAAGCGCTTGTTGTGCCGCAGATAGTGATGAATCAGTTGGGTAACTTCTGCCATGATTGTGTTTCCTGTCTGCTACGCTTTTACGAGCAGTTTGAGAATCTCCGCCGGAGTGATGATCTGCCCGTCGATTCGGTTCAATGTGCGGATCCGGCTGTGACCGTCGTTCACGCGCTTCACTTCACGGGACATCTGGCCCATGTTCAACTCCGGGACGATGACGGTCCGGCATTGCCGGATTATCCGGTCCACGGCCGGCCGCGGGAAGGGGAACAGGGTCTTCAGCTTGAGCAGACCGGCCTTGA carries:
- a CDS encoding TolC family protein, with product MLFLVICGVPDQAQGQAQSQAQVAGLDLLRAELQGQVDPQSRLQDETDNPSGATQYVLPSPALPGLPEVLELNLTEAIHLALRRNREIESAYLGRVLQKFSLGKDLSKFWPNLEVSPRTDASVAGSSTKYSADGPEAERSRTEAVTAGITTSVTQKVPTGAELSFAWDNTITGIRNHNGETVSRESGLTGWSVGFRQPLLKGGGTRYNTASLVRAAMQEEDNVRALRDTLIGTINGVISDYRAMMRAKQRLELAEDSLGKARKHLEDTRVLIAAGRRASSESLQAEADLAQKELDLETARQGLDNARLNLVRRLELDSSTAIVLTEPIELQPVMPVFEDCLELALERNQSYLAAQNALELARMSLDDVLNQRRWDLDLEGAYSDGWRHRHPDPSSREDEWRVGVSLKIPLPIFGDPKYDREQPLLAARIALRRAEMTLITARENLENSVRQRVLVVESSLKQVELAKRTYELSEQTYHFSELKYQLGQMSNTNFITEQDRLRNARNSLNEAIISYQNSLTELDALLATTLDTWGIAFVAERADLEEEYLGRNVWLLDR
- the pyrE gene encoding orotate phosphoribosyltransferase encodes the protein MNEWRKQLAGLLMAKSYLEKDVVLTSGKRSNYYFDCKQTALHPDGAFLIGSLFVRMLQAEPLHGVAGMTLGADPLVTATSLVARTEGLSWPAMIVRKEAKGHGTASYLEGLVNFQPGDRIAVLEDVATTGGSALKACQRLTDAGFVVHRVCCILDREEGAAEALAAADIPFTALYTRSQLLHEADA
- the purB gene encoding adenylosuccinate lyase; translated protein: MIERYTRPEMGRLWTLEARFQAWLEVELAVCEGWHNLGLIPAEDMRNIRERAGFDLERILEIEERTRHDVIAFLTAVEEKTGPSARYIHLGCTSSDIVDTANALLLVRAGGIIAAGLDRLLEVLRAASERYKLLPAMGRTHGIHAEPITLGLKFAGFYAEFDRHRRRWRDAVENIRFGKISGAVGTYAHLEPRLEALACQRLGLNVDPISTQIIQRDRHAQYFTTLAIIAGGIERLCVELRHLQRTEVRELEEGFGKGQKGSSAMPHKKNPISAENLTGLARLLRGNAQAALENMALWHERDISHSSVERVIMPDSTILMDYMLHRLTGLLSGIRVHEDNVARNLGASQGLFFSQRILLALVENGSQRQEAYELVQGLAMRAWEEKTPFEDLVRGSDGVTSRLSSETLDDLFDLNYFFRHVDLIYDRVFV
- a CDS encoding FmdB family zinc ribbon protein, which encodes MPIYEYRCQECQQIFEQWQKDYSEQDKSCPVCGSRSQRLISNTSFVLKGSGWYVTDYCKNAASSGGNGNKTESTETKTDAPTKEVTPKSAEPAPSTSGSSAPAAD
- a CDS encoding DUF362 domain-containing protein, whose translation is MPSDVFFWNLRATRKAAYDVRLRRLFKAGGVSDVVRSGDLTAVKMHFGESGVTGFITPTWVRPIVAFLRKLGARPFLTDTNTLYVGQRGEAVSHGMLAAEHGFDPLLLQAPVIIADGLNSRNEVSVPFPGKHVLEAHLAGDILAADSLLTLSHFKGHELAGIGGSLKNLAMGCATRRGKMHQHGCLAPMLHADNCKGCGVCVEVCASGALRVRPEGKVELNPELCVGCGACLHVCREKCLAVDWKTDVTAFVERMMEYAAAVLRAMEKPQRPSSTCVHVSFVTQVTPQCDCAGYSDKPVCPDIGVLVSRDPVALDQACLDIVNAAPPLHPSHLPPDIRPGDDKFRAMHPHVPEGYGLGYAESLGIGTRSYVVREI
- a CDS encoding adenine nucleotide alpha-hydrolase family protein, whose protein sequence is MTDSSLKAKLQVLRVHLETLQPGLIAVSGGVDSRFLMHVSRLRNLDFQAVHAVGPHQSPLEQDQTRTLLQARNVTPRIVRFDPLGQPEVRSNSRQRCYWCKKALFSNFLELAFTESPRSLLDGTHLDDLAVHRPGQKALQELGVHSPLAQAGLTKADIRQAAAWLGLEAPDQPSRACLLTRFPYDRQVTTADLEAVGRVEDGLSVLGLSRFRFRVTGRERNMLQIHPDESHVLRDQEAYLRDLVVAAGLGPFELAITSRLSGYFDSPAESIAHF
- a CDS encoding homocysteine biosynthesis protein codes for the protein MSEPKKVKKTIREINDRISKGKAVVLTAREMIDAVKSMGKVKAAREVDVVTTGTFSPMCSSGLLFNIGQPEPPLIKASKVWLNDVPAYGGLAAVDAYLGVTEPAEDDPLNKVFPGRFKYGGGHVIEDLLRGEKVRLRATGYGTDCYPRKTLEREYALGDFRSADLLNPRNAYQNYNCAVNFGEKVIYTYMGPLKPRCANANYATSGALSPLFNDPFFRTIGLGTKIFLGGGTGWVIGAGTQHNPKPQRTERGLPLTPSGTLMVKGDLKGMQARYLRGISFLGYGCSLNVGLGIPIPILDEEIAWFTGVSDADIMVPVVDYGHDYPNGVARNHGHVSYAELRSGTIRVNDRDTATVPLTSYTLSLEIAQTLKQWIEKGAFTLGEPQERILSE
- the surE gene encoding 5'/3'-nucleotidase SurE; translated protein: MDILLTNDDGIYALGLRAMYRALRRAGHTVHVVAPLTEQSAVGHAITLSLPLKIKHLREPDFQGVGVTGTPVDCAKLALSSLLDAPPDVLISGINNGANVGVDILYSGTVSAATEGALAGLPSLAVSMDNFHPANLDDQADYTVRLVQDMDWAALPSRCLLNLNFPDRDLREVLGLRCCPQTQAVYHDRHDHRVDPRGVGYYWLHGEIPSGEVGQDTDRGLLTQGYITLTPLRFDFTDYETMDRLQRTLAAPTVSA
- a CDS encoding 2-oxoacid:acceptor oxidoreductase family protein, which codes for MKNPQEIQRFELRLSGLGGQGILTLGKVLGAGLALEEGYFVAQTQSYGPEARGGASRSDLVISSQPISYPKPEQLDLLVALSQEACNQYYRHLKPGGYLLVDDSLVKQTPTNIYWGLPFTTLAKDKLGMAQAANMVLLGALAHLVPFVLPRAMKKGLETSLNPRFLESNLKAFQLGLTQAKKKYPDVQSQWTSS
- a CDS encoding 2-oxoacid:ferredoxin oxidoreductase subunit beta translates to MAEVTQLIHHYLRHNKRFPHVLCPGCGHGIVLGSLVRCVHQLGLTKDEVVLVAGIGCSGRIAVYVDFNTVHTTHGRALTFATGIKMANPKLKVIAVMGDGDALSIGGNHFLHAARRNIGVTALILNNNIYGMTGGQSSSTTAENCYSTTSPYGQQEQSFDIVNLAKAAGAPYVARSTVLHVKLLDRILTTALERPGFNLVEVLTPCHTQFGRKNKFKTNVEMYQWYKKNATPIEALDKLSEAERAKRTPIGIFVEENRPSLEERHAAIKARLTDGAPS